One Deinococcus sp. YIM 134068 genomic region harbors:
- a CDS encoding sugar ABC transporter substrate-binding protein: MKKMLVLLSLALATPASAATLTVWSHFTDAAEVSWLRAQADAYTKSTGNKVTIVSLPLDQIPDKLIQAAPKGQGPDMVVTLPQDRLGQLSSAGVVEPMDRYVVSKTDLDRTAVQAMTYKGKLFGLPMFAESVALIYNKKLVPRAPTTWNEFLGAAQKNTGNGRFGFLVDLTNAYANYGFFSAYGSYIFKNNGGTLNVSDVGIANAGAARALALMNDLRFKYGLIPEGVSADAAKSAFVDGRLAMVVTGPWDMGDIRKAGIDYGITTIPTPPGATGRWSPFVGVQGVVINAYSRNKAAAAQFARALATSPAQLAFNQAGGRIPVSLAARTRLKADPVVTGFSRAISAGTPMPNVPEMGAVWGPWGSAVAQSVQKASPNYATILAAALKEIKGNIK; encoded by the coding sequence ATGAAAAAGATGCTCGTTCTGCTGTCCCTGGCCCTGGCGACCCCAGCCAGCGCCGCTACCCTCACCGTCTGGAGCCACTTCACGGACGCCGCTGAGGTCTCCTGGCTGCGCGCCCAGGCCGACGCCTACACCAAGTCCACGGGGAATAAGGTCACGATTGTCAGCCTGCCGCTCGACCAGATTCCCGATAAGCTGATTCAGGCCGCACCGAAGGGCCAGGGGCCGGACATGGTGGTGACGCTGCCGCAGGACCGCCTGGGCCAACTGTCGTCGGCGGGCGTGGTGGAACCGATGGACCGCTACGTCGTGAGCAAGACGGACCTCGACCGCACGGCGGTTCAGGCCATGACCTACAAGGGCAAGCTCTTCGGGCTGCCCATGTTCGCGGAATCCGTGGCGCTGATCTACAACAAGAAGCTGGTGCCGAGGGCACCGACCACCTGGAACGAGTTTCTGGGTGCGGCGCAGAAGAACACCGGGAACGGCAGGTTCGGCTTCCTGGTCGATCTGACCAACGCCTACGCCAACTACGGCTTTTTCAGCGCCTACGGCTCGTACATCTTCAAGAACAACGGCGGCACCCTGAACGTCTCGGACGTGGGCATCGCCAACGCTGGGGCCGCCAGGGCTTTGGCCCTGATGAACGACCTGCGCTTCAAGTACGGGCTGATTCCCGAGGGCGTGTCCGCCGACGCGGCCAAGAGTGCGTTCGTGGACGGTCGCCTGGCGATGGTCGTGACCGGGCCGTGGGACATGGGCGACATCAGGAAGGCGGGCATCGACTACGGCATCACCACCATCCCGACGCCCCCCGGCGCGACCGGCAGGTGGAGTCCCTTCGTGGGCGTGCAGGGCGTGGTGATCAACGCCTACTCCAGGAACAAGGCGGCGGCGGCGCAATTTGCGCGGGCGCTGGCGACCAGCCCGGCGCAGCTTGCCTTCAATCAGGCGGGCGGGCGCATCCCCGTCAGCCTGGCCGCGCGCACCCGCCTGAAGGCCGATCCGGTGGTCACGGGCTTCAGCCGGGCCATCTCCGCCGGGACGCCGATGCCGAACGTGCCGGAGATGGGCGCGGTCTGGGGACCCTGGGGCAGCGCCGTCGCCCAGAGTGTGCAGAAGGCCAGCCCGAACTACGCGACGATCCTCGCGGCGGCCCTCAAGGAGATCAAGGGCAACATCAAGTAA